Part of the Thermodesulfatator atlanticus DSM 21156 genome is shown below.
TTTTTGCACCTAATAGGCCCCCTACAACTTTGGGTTATGTCTATACGGACTTTGGGCCGGGCAACATTAATTTTCTTGAAAGAATTGACATTGTCCTTGACCGCGACGGACGTGTGCAAGGGGTTTCCCTGATCTATACCCCAACAGATGGCTTCAGACGACACGTGTTCTTGAGGGACATAACAGGCTTCTTGCTCCAGGAAACACGCCCCAATGTGCCGGGGAAAAAAGTGCTTATACGCACCGTTACCACTGATGAAATTGCTAAGATTGAGTGATCGGTGAGAGGTGATAAGGAGGTTGTAGAGGTTGTAGAGGTTTTAGAGGTTTTAGAAGTTCTAGAGGTTGTAGAGGTTGTAAAGGTTCTAGAGGTTGGGATCCTTGATAAGAGGGTATTACGAGCGCCCGTTTTTCGGTCATTGCGAGCGCCGCAGGAGCGAAGCAATCTAGATCCCTCACTGTGTTCGGGACAGGGATCACTTCGGCGGGCGATGGCCGCCTCGTGATGACGGGTGTAGCTGAGATCGCGTGGGCGTAAAGGTCGCCTCATGATGACACCGATTAAAATACGAAGGGAACTGAATGGCTAAAAAGAAGAAAAAAACGCCCCGCAAGGGGCTTCCTACTGAAAAAGAAGTCATTGAGGCCATGAAAAAAACCGGTCGCCCCATGCTTTTGCGCGAGCTCTACCATCTGCTAAATGTCCCCACAAGCGACCGCAAAGAATTTCGCACCCTTATGAAACGGCTTACCAAAGCCGGCAAGGTGGTGCACATCAAGGGCAAGCGTTACGGGCTCCCTGAACAAATGCAGCTAGTCACCGGAAAGCTGAAGATTCACCCTGACGGCTACGGGCTACTTGAACCAGAAGAACCCAAAAAGCCCGTTATTTACGTGCCACCAAGCAGGCTAAAAGGTGCCATAAATGGCGACAAGGTCGTTGTGCGCATTGAAACTCCTCAAAAGCGCAAACGCCCAGAGGGCACGGTTATCCGTATCCTTGAGCGTGGCAAAAAATATATCGTGGGGATTTTCTTTAGAACCAAACGCGTGGCCACTGTCATCCCTGAAGACGACCGCTTGCCTTTTGAGATTCTTATTCCCCCTGATGCTACTAAAGGCGCTGAAGATGGCGACATGGTAGTGGCTGAAATTGTTGATTTTAGCCCCGGGCGCCGTATTCCTGAAGGTCGTGTTATCGAAGTGCTGGGAGATCCTGAAAGCCTTTCCACTCAGATCAAAGCCGTCATCTACAAATACGAACTTCCGCATCGCTTCAGCCGCGCGGTGAATGAAGAACTAAAAGAAATTCCAGATGAAGTGCGCGATGAAGACAAGGCCGGACGTGAAGACTTGCGCAAGCTTTTGTTTGTCACCATTGACGGTGAGACCGCTAAAGACTTTGACGATGCCATCTACGTGCGCAAGCTTCCCAAAGGCTGGCGACTTTACGTGGCCATTGCCGATGTGGCCCATTACGTAAGGCCTGGCACGGCCCTTGATAAAGAAGCCTATGAACGGGGCACAAGTGTGTATTTTCCCGGATCAGTGGTCCCCATGTTTCCTGAAAAGCTCTCGAATAATCTTTGTAGCTTGAATCCTGACGTGGACCGTCTGGCCATGGTGGCTGTGATTGATTTTGACAAAAGCGGCCGACGCCGCAAAATGAGGTTTTGCCAGGCGGTTATCAAGAGCCACCAGCGCTTCACCTACAATATCGTACGCGATATTCTTGAAGGAAAAGACCCTGCCCTTAAACGCAAATACCGGCGTTTTCTAGGCATGCTTGACAACGCCGCCACCCTTTGCCGTTTGCTAAGAGAAAGACGCCATGAACGCGGAAGTATTGATTTTGACCTTCCAGAGCCTGAGGTGATATTAGACGCCCAGGGACAGCCGGAAGACATTGTCCGGCGTGAGCGCCATTTTGCTCACTTTATCATCGAAGAATTTATGATTGCAGCCAACGAGGCCGTAGCGGACTTCCTTACAGAGAAGGGCTATCCCATTCTTTACCGGGTGCATGAACCCCCTGATATTGAAAAGCTCAAAGAATTCGTAGAGTTTGCCAAGACGCTTGGGCTTGAGCTCAAGCTTCCGCGCGAGCCTGAGCCCTCCTGGCTCCAAATGGTAGTGGAGATGGTTGAAGGAAAGCCTTACGCTTATCTCATCAATACGCTTCTTTTGCGTTCCCTAAAACAGGCTAAGTATTCCCCTGAGAACATAGGCCATTTCGGGCTGGCCTCAGAGTGTTACTGTCATTTCACCTCACCTATAAGGCGTTATCCGGACTTGGTAGTTCACCGAGCCCTTAAGGAGGCCCTTAAAAAGAAAAAGCCACCCTACAAGCTTGAAAAGCTTCACGAGATGGGAAGACACCTTTCAGAGCGTGAGCGCACCGCCATGGAAGCTGAGCGCGAAGCCCTTGACAGGGTGCGCGTCATGCTCATGAAGCATCATATCGGTGAGGTCTTTGAAGGGGTAATTTCAGGAGTTACGGCCTTTGGCTTTTTCGTAGAACTTTTTGAGATTTACGCCTCTGGCGTGGTGCGTCTGGTGGATTTAAACGATGACTATTACGTGCTTGATGAGAAAAACCACCGTCTTATTGGCCGGCACACCGGAAAAATCTTCCAGCTGGGAGACATAGTCCGTGTACGGGTTAAAGACGTAAACGTCTCACGTCGGCATATCACCTTTGAACTTATCACCAAAATAAATCCCAAAAATTAAATCCCACCAGGAAAGCTTCCGAAAAATAATAAAGAAGAACTTTATTTTAGGAGTTTTCCATGGGCCAACCATTCCAAAAAGAGAAAAAAACCGTGGTGGAATTAAACGGCCCACCTATTATGCAGGGCCAGTTAAAAACTGTCTCCCTGGCAGATGTGCTTCAACTCCTGGCCAACAGGGGCGAAAAGCTGCTGGTGCTGATTCACCTGCCAGAAGGGGTGGGGCGGGTATTTTTAGAAGGCGAGAACCTTTACCATGTGGAAACCGTTGGAAGCGAGATAAAGAAAGGCTTTGAGGCCTTTCGTTTCCTGTTGGGCCTAGAAGACGGCCGTTTTGAGGTAAGGCCCCCGGTTAGGTGGCCTGAAGAAGGAAACCTAAAAGGCCCGGTGCAGGCGCTCATTATTGAAGCCATCCGCCAGGAAGAAGACGGAGAAGCCGGTGAGACCTTTTTCAACGCAGACCTCTTTGAAAAGGCCCTTAATCTTGAGCCTCCCCTTGCGGACGAACCAGAGCCAGAACCTGAAGAATCCTTACTTGAGAAGCTCAAGAAAAAACTCCCCGAGGTTAAGAAAGCCGTACTCCTTGACCGACAGGGTGAAGTTAAAGAACAAACCGGCCTTGATGATCCTGAAGTCCTTTCTGGGGCCATCTCTTACAGCATGTTTCAACTCCAGGAAATCGGAAACCTACTAGGGCTCGGAGAAATATGTGCCTTTGCCTTCTCAAGCAAGAAAAAGCTAAGTGCTGCCATTTCCCTGGGAGACCAAATATTGGGCATGGAAAGCATTCCTCGCAAAGGACTTCTTTGGTGGAGTAAAAAACTCTACAACTTGAGAAAGGAGCTCAAATCGTGAAAAACTTGCTCACCAGTCTGGTAAAACTCGACGAAGTAGATGCTCTGTTGGTAAGCCATGAAGGGAAACCTGTTTTCGCTCATCTTCCAGAGTTTTTCTCGAAAGAGATCCAGGAAGTTCTTTATCACTCGTTTGATGAACTCTATGCCACGGTAACCGAAAAGGGCCAGGATGAACCCCAGGAACTTGTGGCCCTATTTGAAGCGGGTTCTTTGGTGGTCAAAAACTTAAAGGGCTATCAGGTGCTTTTGGTTTTAAAAACTCCCACGCCAGGGCCCCTAGTAAGCGTAGCCTTAAATGCCCTTTCCCTTAAACTTGAAAAACTTGCGGAAAAAGGCCCGGACAAAAAGCAAGATGTCTCTGAGCTTATTCCGCTGGTGCTTTTTAACGAACTCATAAAGCTTTTAGCAAAGCACTACGGCCCTGCCGCAAAATTAATAGTTAAGAAATCTCTCCTCCAGGCCGAAGCTACTGAAAAAGGCCTGCCGCTTGCAAACGTGTCGCTTTTTTTAAAGGCCTTGCAGGAACAAATAGACGAAAGACACCTGGCGCAGCAGGCCATCAACAAAGCCAAAGACATTGTGCGTGGGTGGAGGATGCGATGAAAAAAGACAAACGCTTCAGCCTGGCTGACAAAGTAGCGCTTTTCTTCATATTGGTGATGGGCTTTTTTGCTGCGGGGCTTTACTACAACCTCAAACATTTACAGCAGTCCGAACTTCTATCCAGTTCGCGGGTCATCGCGAAAATGGTAGATGCCCTTCTTACGTCCTCTGACGAAGTAAAAGGTCTCTGGGTACTTAAAACAAACGGACTCTCGGCCGTGGAAACTGTTTCTGGTTTGTCCGAAAAAACCGGCGAACAAATCGACCTTTATCGCATCCATGATCCGGAATTTGCCAAATTTGTAGCGGGGATGGTAAAGGACACCGGTGCCGAAATAAACTTCGACTTAAAAAGTGTCCCTCCCGGTTCAGAAAGATGGCAGCTTGACAAGGGAATCTTTAGTTACGAAAAGCCTCTCCTTGTTAAGCGGGCCTGTGTTACCTGCCATGAGGCAAGTAAAGGCAAAGCCCCTGCCCTGCGTTTGGGAGAAGCTGCAGGAACTATCAAAATCAAGTTTTACAACCAAAATCTCTGGAGCATTTTGGGAAATTCCATGTCTTTAGCAGCTCCACTCGCATTCCTGGTGATAACAGTTATCCTTTACGCTCTCGTAAGATTTGAGCTTTTGAAACCCCTTTCTGACCTTACGAAAAAAGTCCATGAAATGAGCCTGGGAAATCTCGACGTTGATTTAGGGGTGAAAGGCCTAAGTGAAGACCGTACACGCGATGAAATTATAAAACTTGCGATCTCCATTGAGCGTCTGCGCAGAAGCCAGAAAACCATGGAAAAGATGCTAGATGACGATTCGCTGATTTTATAGTTTCAGAAGCGGAAAAAAGATAATGGCAAATGAAAGAGCCATTTAACTCCCGCGATTTATACTGAAGCAGTCACCGCAAGGGTTCTGGATCGCTTAGTGGGCCCTTACGGGCCTCCTCGCTATGACCAGTATGGGAAGTTATTGCGATGGGTCGTCAGGGCCGGAAGTAATCTCACGAAACCTCCTCCACCTCAAAAGAAACGATGTTCCGCTCACGCTTGCTGAACTCAACCCCGATAAGCCAAATCTTTTTGCATTTGCCCTGATACTTTTCCCAGTAACGCTTCTCTTTTAACTGCTTAAGGGAGTCTCCGGTGGCTTCATCCTCCACCACCTTAAACTCAAAAAGATAGCACCGGCCGTCAAAGGTTACCGCCATATCCAGGCGGCCCTGGTTCGTGGCCTCTTCCACCCGCACATCTAAACCAAGCGCCGCAAAATAACAGTAAAAGATGCTCGCGTAAAAGCCCTCATAGCCCGCAAGCTCCGTCTTCCGATACCAATCGTGCGGAATCCCTGCAAAAAAACCGTAAAATATGTCTCTCAGAGCCTCAAAATCTTCCGCTTCAAGGGCATCGTAAAGCCTATCTATCAAACGCTCTTTGGCTGACAATCTTTCTGAGAGAAAATTAAGCACGGCATCGGTAAAACTCATCTTTACTTCAAGATTGGGATACCCCAGGAGATATCTCCTCCGAGGGCCTCGTTTTCGAAGCTCTTTGATGGTGAGATAACCCGTCTGGAAAAGCACCGTCTCAAGCTCTATCGTTTCTATGTCAAAGCTTTCAAGGAGAGCCTCTCCAACTTCTACTGCTTCAAGTTCAGGAACAAAAAATCTTCTTTCCAAAAGAAGCTTTATCAGGAAAGTAGGCGTGCCTGTTTCAAACCAGTACGGCCTGAACTCTTTAGCATCCAGAAAGAGCAGAATATCGAAGGGATTGTAAACAGGCTCCCCAAGCCAGGAGTAACCGTTATACCAGCGACGTACTTCGGAAAGGTCAATGCCTTCCAAGCGGTCGGCAAAGGTGTTTTCAAACTCTTCCTGGGTGTAACCACAAATGGTGGCATAGCCGGGATGGATGGTAATGTCCTTGAGGTTATTTAGGCCTGAAAAAATCGAAACCTTGGAAAACTTGGTAACGCCGGTCAGAAAGCAAAAGTTGAGATAAGGGTCTGCGTCTTTAAGTACGGAATAGAAGTCTTTTAATTTTTCGCGAATACGCGCTGCGGTTTCAATATTATCTATCCTATCCAAGATGGGTTTATCGTATTCGTCAACCAACACCACGGTTTTGGTACCATATTTTTCCGCAGCTTTTTTGATGAGTTCATAAAAACAGGCCCGGTAATCTTCGGCGTGTTTACAGGTAATTTCTAGGCTTTCCTGGTTTTCTTCAAGAATCAGAAGGATACGTTTTATAAGGTCGTTTTCGTCTTCGATCACCCCTGCACCAAAAGAAATATAGATTACGGGATATTTCTTAGACCAATCCCAATTCTCTTCAAGGAAAAGCCCCTTAAAAAGCTCGCGTTTGCCAAGGAATGCCTGGCGCAGGGTATCGAGAAAAAGACTTTTCCCAAATCTCCTTGGACGAGAAAGAAAAAAGTAGCCCCCTCCCTCGTCAACGAGTTTCTTTACAAAAGGAGTCTTGTCTACATAATAGAAATTATCCGTACGAATCTTTTCAAAACTCTGTATCCCTACGGGAAGTTTTTTCTTGGTCATAGATGCATTATACCAAAAGACACCTTTGCATAAATTTATTTATTGAGACCTTTGCAAAATTGTTGGGATCAGTGTTGTCAGTACAAGCAAAGGGATCCGTTCCCATTTTTCGAACGAAAAATGGGAACGGATCCTAAATGGCCTTGAGAAAAGATGTTTTGCAAAGGTCTCTCATTGTCTTAGCTGAGGATCCTTTCCCCATTTCGTTTCAAAAAATAGGAAAAGATCCCTTGCTGGTTTATTTTAGATGCGGAAGCATGGCTTTAAATTCAGGGGTGCCGGCTTTTTCTAAAAATTCATAGATGATCATCTCCGTTGAAACTACTTGAACTCCGAGCTGACGCAGGTATGCAAGGCCATATTGCATATTTTGAGGGGTTCTTGAAGAGGTAGCATCAGCAGCAACCACGACTCTTAAGTCTTCAAGTAACGAAGAAAGTGCAGTCTGGTAAACGCAAATGTGTGTTTCTACTCCACAAAGGATAATGGTGTCTCTAGCAGGCCTCAACGAATCTACTGCTTCCATAATTTCTTTGTTTTTAAGGGCAGAAAATTCTACTTTGTCGTAAAAAGTCAGCCCTTCAAAAAGAGGGGCAAGTTCAGGCACGTAGGGGCCAAGGCCTTTAGCATATTGGGTGGTTGGGATTATCGGAAGATTAAAGGTCCTGGCCAAATGAGTTAACAAAGAAATATTTTTGATGACTCGTTGCGCTTCGTTAATAACCGCCATGAGTTTTTCCTGTGGGTCAATAACCATCAAAAAGGAGCGGCTGGCTTCTAAGAATGTCTTTTCCATCACACCCTCCAGTTAATGAGTTAACATGTCATGTTAAGTTACCAAAATAAATTTCTGTCTCAAGCCTTTTCTTTAGCTCTGCTAACGCTTCCCCTTCACCTGCGGCTCAGGGCTACGGCGCAGGTTGACGACTTCCCACCGTCATGCTGAGGGAGCGAAGCGACCGAAGTATCCAGAGATCGATTAGTGGATCCTTCGCCTAAGGCTCAGGTGACAAAGAAAACTGTTCAAAATTGTAAAGTACAATAAAAGAGAGGCTTCTGGATGACGGTCGCAAGGAAATAGTTTAGGATGACAAGGAAAAAATGGGGGGCAATATACAGGAATATACAGGATCCGTTCCTATTTTTCGTTCCGAAAAAGGGACGTATCCCCGAAAAGAAGTGTAAAACAGGGATCCGGACATGCTTGATACTCTAGATAAAAAAATCATAGCGGCTTTAAGCGAGGGGCTACCCCTTGAGCCCAAACCCTACGCCCTTTTGGCTCAAAAGCTTGGCACTACCGAAGAAGAAGTAATAGCCCGCATCAAGAAGCTCAAAGAAAAAAAGATAATCCGACGCCTTGGGGGCACCCTTCGTCATGACCAGGCAGGTGTTCGTGGAAACGTCATGGTGGCCTGGGTGGTGCCCGAAGAGCGTCTTGACGCCATCGGAAAGACCTTTTCGCGCTATCCCTTTGTGACCCATTGTTATGTGCGTAAGACCTCAGTAGACTGGCCTTTCAACTTCTACACCATGATTCATGCTTCAAATGAAGAAGAGTGCCGCAATTTGGTCAAAAGCCTTGCGGAAGAACATAGTCTTAGCCAATATGAGCTTCTTTTCACAGAAAAAGAAATCGTCAGGCGTATGCGCAAATATTTTAGCGAAGAAATTTAAGGGGGTAAAAAAATGGCAGGAATCCTCTCAAAAAGATTTTTTGAACAGGCGCAAAAGGTAATACCTGGTGGGGTCAATAGTCCGGTGCGAGCCTGCAAGTCTGTGGGAGCAGACCCGGTGTTTTTTGCAGGCGGGGCTGGGCCTTTTATCATAGACGTAGATGGCAAAGAATACATCGACTATGTGGCTTCCTGGGGGCCTCTTATCCTGGGGCATGCACACCCTGAAGTGATTGCCGCTGTTCAGGCTGCCGCAGAAAACGGCACCAGTTTTGGTGCTCCCACCTGGGCTGAAGTGGAACTTGCCGAGCTGATTTGTGAGATATTCCCCTCCATTGAAAAAGTGCGCCTGGTGAACTCTGGCACCGAGGCCACCATGAGCGCCGTACGCCTTGCCCGGGGATACACGGGCAAGCGCAAAATCATCAAGTTTGACGGCTGCTACCACGGCCATGCGGATTCTTTTCTGGTAAAAGCTGGCTCAGGGGTGGCTACCCTTGGCATTCCAGGTAGTCCGGGAGTCCCTGAGGAGATCGTCGCAAACACCATCTCACTTCCTTATAACGACCTTGCGGCGGTGGAAGAGGCCTTTGCCAAAATGGGAGACGACATTGCCTGCGTGATCGTGGAACCCATCGCAGGTAACATGGGCGTTGTGCCGCCAAAGCCCGGTTTTCTTGAAGGCTTAAGGGAGATCACCAAAAAACACGGTGCCCTTTTGATTTTTGATGAAGTGATTACCGGTTTCAGGGTGAGCCTTTCTGGAGCCCAGGGGCTTTACGGTGTTTATCCTGATCTCACGTGCCTTGGAAAGATTATCGGCGGCGGGCTCCCGGTGGGGGCTTATGGAGGACGAGCCGAAATAATGGAACACATTGCCCCAGAAGGGCCTGTTTACCAGGCAGGCACCCTTTCAGGTAACCCCATAGCCGTGGCCGCAGGGATTGCCACCCTGCGGGTGCTCATGCGCCCAGGTACTTACGAACGCCTTGAGGCGCTTTCTCAAAGGCTTGCTAAAGGGCTTGCTGAAGCAGCCAGTGCTGCTCAGGCCAAGGTGACTTTTAACCGCGTGGGTTCCATGATGACGTGCTTTTTCCGCGAAGGAGAAGTGACCAATTTTTCCGAAGCCGCAGCCTCTGATACGGAAAAATACGGCAAATTCTGGCGGGCAATGCTTGCAAGAGGGGTTTACCTTGCTCCTTCTCAATTTGAAGCGGCCTTTGTATCTTTAGCCCACACCGAAGAAGAAATCGACCATACTATCGAAGCGGCCAAAGAGGCCTTTGCCGAGGTAGCATAGCAAAGCGGGGCCAGCGCGGCCCCGCAATTTTTATTTCTTTTTGAGCCAGGGCATCATAGCCCGTAGCTTGGCTCCCACTTCTTCGATTTTGTGTTCGGCTTCCCTGCGCCTTAAGGCATTCATAACCGGACGATTAGCCTGATTCTCAAGGATCCACTCTCTGGCAAATTTTCCGGTCTGAATTTCTTCAAGCACGCGTTTCATTTCTTTTTTTACGTCTTCGGTGATAATGCGTGGGCCGCGGGTAAGATCGCCGTATTCCGCGGTATCGCTAATGGAATAACGCATATAGGAAAGGCCGCCTTCGTAAATCAAGTCCACGATGAGCTTTAACTCGTGACAGCATTCAAAGTAGGCGATTTCTGGCTGATAGCCAGCTTCAACAAGAGTTTCAAAACCAGCCTTGATAAGGGCGGAAACTCCACCACAAAGCACACATTGTTCACCAAAAAGATCTGTTTCGGTTTCTTCCTTGAAGGTGGTTTCAAGGACTCCCGCCCTTGCACCGCCTATCCCTTTGGCATAGGCCAGGGCACGTTTTAGGGCGTTTCCCGTGGCGTCCTGCGCTACCGCCACCAGACACGGGACTCCTGCCCCGCGTTCATATTCTCGCCGCACTAAGTGCCCGGGGCCTTTGGGGGCCACCATGGTTACGTCCACATCAGGGGGCGGGACGATCTGGCCGAAATGGATGTTAAAACCATGGGCAAACATGAGCATTTTGCCTGAAGAAAGGTTGGGCTTAACGGCTTCTTCATAAACTTGAGGCTGAACCTGATCCGGGACCAGCATCATGATGACGTCAGCCTTGGCACAGGCCGAAGCCGGATCAAGGGGCTCAAAGCCATCGGCTTTGGCCTTTTCGTAACTAGCCCCACCTTTACGAAGCCCAACGATGACGTTTAACCCACTATCTCTGAGATTAAGGGCGTGGGCATGCCCCTGGCTACCATAACCCAGGATACAGATTGTCTGGTTTTCGAGATACGAAAGATCAGCGTCTTGCTCGTAGTAAATCTTCATCTTTCCCTCCTTCGTTCGAATTTTACGCCTGTTTAATTAGCACAGAAGAAGGCCCCTGTCTCTAGGAAGCTTAAGGATTTTCAAGACATTTCGCAATTTCTTCTAAAGTGGGGACAGAAGCAAGGCCCCTTCTTCCAACCGAATAAGAAGCAAGGCACTGGGCAAACTTAAGGGCGATAAGGGGCTTTCCGGTGGCGTAAAGCATGGCAAAGAAGGCTGCCGCAAAGATGTCGCCTGCCCCGGTGGTGTCAATAACCCTGGGTGCAGGGACTGCTTGGCAAAAAATTTCTTCGTCCGGGGCAAAAAGTGTTGCGCCGCGTTTGCCTTTGGTGACCACTAAAAACTCTGCCTTGGCACGCAGGGTGCTGAGCACATGTGGATCAGCCTGGACATCTTCTTCACTTACTACAAGGGCTTTAAACTGTGGCCAGACATCTATATCAGGCCTTATGGGGATGACGTTACCCTGTGCATCTAACCTGCGAAACCAGCCCTGGGGATTGGCTACCAAAAAGTTCGTGTCAAAAAGGGAAAGTTCTTCAGGCTTTACCTCGTCAAGCACCGGGGCCACGTGGATTATTTCAGCTTTGCGCAACTTTTCAGGCACTTTTCCCAGGGGAATCACCGGGGACCTGGCATAGACCTTTTGCCTGCGCCCCAAAGGGGTTTCGATGTTTTCAAAGGTGGTGGTTTCCTTGGCGTTGAAATGATAAAAGCGAAGTTCAGGGAAAACTTCTTCTATCTCTTTTTCCGCAGAGGCAGTAATAACCCGGGTTTCAAAGCCAAGCCTTCTTGCAAGAAGCCCGGCATAAAGAACCGCACCACCGTAAAGAAAATATCCCGGATATAAATCCCGGGTAAGATGCCCTAACAGGAGATATCTGGCCATGTCTTTAATCAAACGGTGCCAGGCAAAATATGCAAGTTCATTTTTTGCCGGAGCCCTTGGCTACTTGTCTTTTGCTTGAAGTCTTTTGATTCACCAGTGATTCAATCATCATGTTGGCAGCAGAAAAACAGCAACAGCTCTTTAACAAGGCAGTCGCCGAGGCGAGCTGTCCCAGCTACAACCTCTAGAACTTCTACAACCTCTACAACCTCTAGAACCTCTAGAACCCACCAGCTCCCCTTTCGCCCTTCGCCCTTTGCCTTTAGCCCTTTGCCTCCCAAATTTTTTTAAAGTTTCCCGTACGTTGCTCGATAAGAAAATTAGACAAGGCAGGGACGCCTGGAAAAAACACTACAAGGAGGTAGAGCTATGGCTCTAAACATCAACACCAACATCGCGGCCTTAAGGGCCCAAAACAAACTCAACAAAACTTCTCAAAGCCTTCAGAAGTCGCTTGAGCGTTTGTCTTCGGGGCTCCGCATCAACTGGGCGGCAGACGACGCCGCAGGTCTTGCCATTGCCGACGGCCTCAAGATGACGGCCACAGGTCTTGGCCAGGCCATCCGCAACGCCAACGAAGGCATCTCACTCATCAAAGTCGCTGACGGTGCGCTCATTGAGTACGGAAACATCCTGAACACTTTGAAGGAAAAAGTAACTCAGGCCGCCAACGCCACCCAGAACGCCGAGACCCGCAAGTCCATCCAGCGCGACATCAACAAGCTCCTTGCCGAGCTCAACAACATCGCCCGCACCACGGAGTTCAACGGCCAGAAGCTCCTTTCGGGTTCCTTTGTGAACAAGAAGTTCCAGATCGGTTCGGCAAGCTACGTTACCGCCTCGCTTTCTATCCGTTCGGCGGAGACTAGTGCCGTTGGTGCCACCAAAACTGCGGTTATGGACTTAAACACCATTGGTGAAGTGCAATTAACCCTCAAGAACGCCTCTACAGGTCAAGAAATCACCATCGATCCGGTAAACCTTCAGTTCAACAACAATCCAGATAACGGCGCAGGGGCTTTGGCTAACGAGATTAACCGCTTTTCTGGAGTTACCGGTATTTCCGCCGTGGCCGTGGTAGAAAGCACTTCGGA
Proteins encoded:
- a CDS encoding PfkB family carbohydrate kinase, with amino-acid sequence MARYLLLGHLTRDLYPGYFLYGGAVLYAGLLARRLGFETRVITASAEKEIEEVFPELRFYHFNAKETTTFENIETPLGRRQKVYARSPVIPLGKVPEKLRKAEIIHVAPVLDEVKPEELSLFDTNFLVANPQGWFRRLDAQGNVIPIRPDIDVWPQFKALVVSEEDVQADPHVLSTLRAKAEFLVVTKGKRGATLFAPDEEIFCQAVPAPRVIDTTGAGDIFAAAFFAMLYATGKPLIALKFAQCLASYSVGRRGLASVPTLEEIAKCLENP